The proteins below come from a single Sander vitreus isolate 19-12246 chromosome 15, sanVit1, whole genome shotgun sequence genomic window:
- the rsad1 gene encoding radical S-adenosyl methionine domain-containing protein 1, mitochondrial produces MIKHTLRATRCAFSPGLRCFSEASGGEIREDVFERAGSPRLTKQASLYVHWPYCLRRCSYCNFNKYIPRENNDPMMTECLQRETETLLQLSQVSCITSVFFGGGTPSLAHPSTIAAVLESVSSRAYLSDKAEVTLEVNPTPVGKSKLEDYCRAGVNRFSIGVQSLQDGDLKILGRDHSPHQALQTVEEARRLCPGRVSVDVMFGRPKQSAESWENELSELLRVCDDHVSLYQLTLERGTQLFKQVLGGEVTMPAEDVTAEMYQCARRTLHQHGFLQYEVSNFARHKSVSHHNTSYWKGRQYIGVGPGAHGRFVPLGEGGIIREARTQTLEPDVWIREVQQRGHGTRRRIQLSHLELLEEVLVMGMRMSKGINHKHWELFSPQLGLHEVFGTSNDFQELLQSGQLILDDRGLRCSWDGLALLDSILPALLVMLERQISQRLQRDRHADGQTKRISNPQ; encoded by the exons ATGATCAAACACACGCTGCGTGCGACCAGATGTGCCTTCTCTCCCGGTCTGCGCTGCTTCTCTGAGGCTTCTGGGGGAGAAATAAGAGAGGATGTATTTGAACGGGCGGGCTCTCCACGTCTGACAAAGCAGGCATCTCTCTACGTGCAC TGGCCTTACTGCCTCAGAAGGTGTTCCTACTGCAACTTTAACAAGTATATACCCAGAGAGAACAATGACCCCATGATGACTGAGTGCCTTCAGCGGGAGACTGAGacattgctgcagctcagtCAGGTTTCTTG TATTACCTCTGTATTTTTTGGCGGTGGAACTCCAAGCCTGGCTCACCCTTCAACCATTGCCGCAGTCCTGGAAAGTGTTTCCAGCCGGGCGTATCTCTCAGATAAGGCTGAGGTCACGCTCGAGGTCAACCCTACTCCTGTGGGAAAGTCAAAGTTAGAGGACTATTGCCGTGCAGGGGTGAATCGTTTCTCCATCGGGGTCCAG TCTTTACAAGATGGGGATTTGAAAATTCTGGGAAGAGACCACAGCCCTCATCAGGCTTTGCAAACTGTGGAAGAGGCCAGGAGGCTGTGCCCTGGGAGGGTGTCGGTGGATGTCATGTTCGGTCGGCCCAAACAGAGCGCTGAATCCTGGGAGAATGAGTTGTCTGAACTGTTGAGGGTGTGCGATGACCATGTGTCTCTGTACCAACTGACGTTGGAGCGAGGCACCCAGCTGTTCAAACAGGTGCTAGGAGGAGAGGTGACCATGCCCGCTGAAGATGTGACAGCAGAGATGTACCAGTGTGCCAGGAGGACTCTCCACCAGCATGGCTTTTTGCAGTACGAGGTGTCTAACTTTGCCAGACAC AAGTCAGTGAGTCATCACAATACGAGCTACTGGAAGGGAAGACAGTACATCGGTGTTGGCCCAG GAGCACACGGGCGGTTTGTTCCTCTCGGGGAGGGAGGTATCATTCGGGAGGCCCGGACCCAGACTCTGGAGCCAGATGTCTGGATCCGTGAAGTCCAGCAGAGGGGACATGGGACACGGAGGCGGATTCAACTCAGCCATCTTGAACT ATTGGAGGAGGTGCTGGTGATGGGAATGAGAATGTCCAAGGGCATTAATCACAAG CATTGGGAGTTGTTTAGCCCTCAACTGGGCCTCCATGAAGTCTTTGGTACATCTAACGACTTCCAAGAATTGCTACAGAGTGGACAACTTATTCTGGATGACAG AGGCCTGCGCTGCTCCTGGGATGGACTGGCCTTGCTGGACAGCATACTGCCAGCTCTACTGGTGATGCTGGAAAGACAAATCAGTCAGAGGCTACAAAGGGACCGCCATGCTGATGGACAAACAAAGAGGATCTCCAACCCACAATGA
- the rasd2a gene encoding GTP-binding protein Rhes, which yields MNATEKIYLPVDGILEMFNSLTGHLQSGITHPVLKSAAFTPVAQNPKVSHISKTGMAIIKTGKGLWRQQDKRVVASRSSSGNRQVSTDKLPKRSMDLLELGLTKPRNCHRIVVLGAPKVGKTNILQWFLGKKFEEHYEPTTEDFHRKLFHIGGEAYQIDLLDAASERDFPAKRRLSILTGDTFLLVFSLDDRESFNEVCERLNEIKAAKAKLLNKLKHPARVPPVVICGNKADLEEQRAVRRSEVTEILGEDVAFFETSAKEGTGMEGVFRALATLGGMPAETSPSRHQIISILTYQSMCIGQRGRRGNRRLGAPCAAVDPLACRPSFTSDLRLVLESSTKHNKPEMCQIQ from the exons ATGAACGCAACTGAGAAGATTTACCTTCCCGTTGATGGCATCCTCGAAATGTTCAACTCTCTCACCGGGCATCTTCAATCAGGCATTACGCACCCAGTTCTTAAGAGCGCAGCCTTTACCCCAGTAGCCCAGAACCCCAAAGTCTCACACATATCGAAGACAGGCATGGCCATCATCAAGACGGGTAAAGGGCTTTGGAGACAACAAGATAAAAGAGTGGTTGCAAGTAGATCGAGTTCTGGCAATCGGCAGGTTTCGACTGATAAACTCCCCAAAAGGTCCATGGATCTGCTGGAGTTGGGTCTGACCAAGCCCAGGAACTGTCACAGAATAGTTGTGCTTGGCGCACCCAAAGTAGGTAAAACCAACATCCTCCAGTGGTTCTTGGGTAAGAAGTTTGAAGAGCACTACGAACCCACAACCGAGGATTTCCACAGAAAACTGTTCCACATAGGAGGGGAGGCATATCAGATCGATCTTCTGGACGCTGCAAGCGAGAGGGACTTCCCTGCTAAACGGAGGTTATCCATACTGACAG GTGACACCTTCCTGCTTGTGTTCAGTTTGGATGACAGAGAGTCCTTCAATGAAGTCTGTGAGCGGCTCAACGAGATCAAAGCTGCTAAGGCAAAGTTACTGAACAAATTAAAACATCCCGCGAGAGTACCACCAGTCGTGATATGTGGAAATAAAGCGGACTTGGAGGAACAGAGGGCCGTCAGACGATCAGAGGTAACAGAAATTCTCGGCGAGGATGTCGCATTCTTCGAAACCTCTGCTAAAGAAGGTACCGGAATGGAAGGTGTGTTCAGGGCCCTAGCCACTCTGGGCGGAATGCCTGCCGAGACGAGTCCGTCACGGCACCAGATCATATCCATCCTCACCTATCAGTCGATGTGCATCGGCCAGCGAGGCAGGAGAGGGAACCGGAGACTCGGTGCGCCCTGTGCCGCCGTCGATCCTCTGGCTTGCCGCCCGAGCTTCACCAGCGACCTACGGCTGGTGCTAGAATCAAGCACCAAGCACAACAAACCCGAGATGTGTCAGATTCAATGA
- the LOC144530679 gene encoding GTPase IMAP family member 9 encodes MDKRKKGSPTELRLMVVGSRGPWQFLLTNAILGREEFSNNITGISDSRKSTGELAGRRVAVINGPNIFDKDISQTKRKMELRRSKCLCIPGPHAFLVVFDMEKISPNEIRTPKLLRKRFGRHCPRHCMVLLAYEGNLEGADLEDRVQKSDWPLKELIEKFGGRFHVFSKNWRDCSQERVLLQKIERMVASLGGGCFSSRSFQKAEDCVRKEEKRLMKQRTAEIEKTWREMEKQYIAEELYHQKDAYTSSVSAEIRAKAEMDNGWLRTSMARGLGTGLVVGAVMGALFGSIEGPGGMVLYGIIGGAVGGSAGGTAQVAIEHIENRVAPPARLNFNSIFINRFFAAPRP; translated from the exons Atggataaaagaaagaaag gaTCTCCTACAGAATTAAGGCTTATGGTGGTCGGCAGCAGGGGACCTTGGCAGTTCCTTCTAACAAATGCAATACTTGGGAGGGAGGAGTTTTCAAACAATATCACTGGCATTTCTGACAGCAGGAAGAGTACTGGAGAGCTGGCTGGTAGACGAGTGGCTGTGATCAATGGACCAAACATCTTTGACAAGGATATATCTCAAACTAAAAGGAAGATGGAGCTGAGAAGGTCTAAGTGCTTATGTATTCCTGGTCCCCATGCCTTTCTTGTTGTCTTTGACATGGAGAAAATCTCCCCGAATGAAATAAGAACCCCCAAACTGTTGAGGAAACGCTTTGGAAGACATTGTCCGAGGCACTGCATGGTTCTCCTGGCTTATGAAGGAAACCTGGAGGGAGCTGACCTGGAAGACAGGGTGCAGAAGAGTGACTGGCCCCTGAAGGAACTGATCGAGAAGTTCGGTGGACGCTTTCACGTTTTCAGCAAGAACTGGAGAGATTGCAGCCAGGAAAGAGTGCTGCTGCAGAAGATCGAGAGGATGGTGGCCTCCTTAGGAGGGGGCTGCTTCTCCAGCAGAAGTTTCCAGAAGGCTGAGGACTGTGtgaggaaggaggagaagaggctCATGAAGCAGAGGACAGCAGAGATAGAGAAGACATGGAGGGAGATGGAGAAGCAATACATAGCGGAGGAACTGTATCACCAGAAGGACGCCTACACCAGCAGTGTCAGTGCTGAGATCAGAGCCAAGGCAGAGATGGACAATGGATGGCTCAGAACCTCCATGGCAAGAGGACTAGGGACGGGTTTAGTTGTGGGAGCTGTCATGGGTGCACTGTTTGGGTCCATAGAGGGGCCAGGAGGTATGGTTCTTTATGGGATCATAGGTGGTGCAGTAGGTGGATCGGCAGGAGGAACAGCCCAGGTAGCTATAGAGCATATTGAAAACAGAGTGGCTCCTCCTGCCAGACTCAACTTTAACTCAATCTTCATCAATCGCTTTTTTGCAGCTCCTCGTCCATGA